One stretch of Corynebacterium callunae DSM 20147 DNA includes these proteins:
- a CDS encoding MFS transporter: MILAIVLLGYLMILLDTSIVVTGLPAIGAELGLDPLHLSWVQNIYTLSFGALLLCGSRAGDTFGRRRVLNVGLLLFGLSSLAISLAPNAAVLIGARFVQGAGAAIIAPATLALITEFFPEGPQRLRATSAYGAVAGIGVALGMVLGGIFAQMLSWRVGFIINVPLAILLYWMASRVLPKSVTKQGSLDLPGTIFSASSIALILYAVVMSAEQGWGSPLVLASLIAGLVLFGVFLWNESRATSPLMPLTLFRDRSRNAALVARFLLVGSVMSYFFFATQLMQDNYDFTPLQAGFTFLPMSLLQFFSASFVPRLSRAGFSNRTLLISGLVFMVIAMAGLAFIPQSAGITASLIIPIGLLGAAQGIAFGPLTSMSVQGAQPEESGAVSGLVNSVHQIGGTFGVGVFSALAVTFLGNSTAPEMVLQRAHLGFFMSTLALSLATAIAIFFIKKQKPGHQA; the protein is encoded by the coding sequence ATCCCTTGCATCTTTCATGGGTGCAAAATATCTATACCCTCAGCTTTGGAGCACTTTTGCTCTGCGGATCTCGTGCTGGTGATACTTTTGGTCGCCGCCGAGTACTCAACGTAGGCCTATTACTTTTTGGGCTTTCTTCCCTTGCTATTAGCCTCGCCCCTAATGCTGCGGTGCTTATTGGAGCGCGCTTTGTGCAAGGTGCAGGCGCGGCCATTATCGCTCCAGCAACTTTGGCACTTATTACGGAGTTTTTCCCTGAAGGCCCTCAACGTCTGCGCGCAACCTCTGCTTATGGTGCAGTTGCTGGCATCGGAGTGGCTTTAGGAATGGTGCTGGGTGGCATATTTGCCCAAATGCTGTCTTGGCGAGTTGGCTTCATTATTAATGTCCCACTTGCCATCCTCTTGTACTGGATGGCTTCGCGAGTACTGCCTAAATCTGTCACAAAACAAGGCAGTTTGGATTTACCCGGAACTATTTTTTCCGCGAGCTCAATTGCGCTGATCCTCTATGCCGTAGTGATGAGCGCAGAGCAAGGCTGGGGTTCCCCACTGGTACTTGCCTCATTAATTGCAGGTCTCGTGCTTTTTGGAGTGTTCCTCTGGAATGAGTCGCGAGCAACTTCCCCATTAATGCCTTTAACTCTTTTCCGAGATCGCAGCAGGAATGCCGCGCTAGTGGCTCGCTTCCTTTTAGTGGGTTCCGTGATGTCCTACTTTTTCTTTGCAACACAGTTAATGCAGGACAACTATGATTTCACTCCACTGCAAGCAGGTTTTACTTTCCTACCCATGTCACTCCTACAGTTCTTTAGTGCCTCTTTTGTGCCACGCTTATCACGCGCAGGTTTTTCCAATCGCACCCTTCTGATTAGCGGGTTGGTTTTTATGGTAATCGCAATGGCGGGACTTGCCTTTATCCCACAATCTGCAGGCATTACCGCGTCCTTAATAATCCCCATCGGGCTACTGGGCGCAGCCCAAGGTATTGCTTTTGGTCCTTTGACATCAATGTCAGTACAAGGTGCACAGCCGGAAGAATCCGGTGCAGTATCAGGCCTCGTCAACTCAGTTCACCAAATCGGTGGCACCTTTGGAGTTGGGGTATTTTCTGCACTAGCAGTTACTTTCCTGGGCAACTCTACCGCCCCGGAGATGGTCCTACAGCGCGCACACCTGGGATTTTTTATGTCCACCTTGGCACTTTCGCTCGCCACTGCCATCGCTATTTTCTTTATCAAAAAGCAAAAGCCAGGGCATCAAGCTTAA